The following are from one region of the Phycisphaeraceae bacterium genome:
- a CDS encoding protein-glutamate O-methyltransferase CheR, giving the protein MSITASPKLSDAQFTKLRKVIYDRSGIYFQDTKKYVLESRLGRRLQELEFESYDQYITFLTVGPYRDDEFQEMFNRITINETSFFRNEPQLDVFEKQILPELLEKRATSKRLRIWSAACSTGEEPYTLAMLVHRTLGVRLADWRVEILGTDISEKALEVATKGEYTTYSIRSTPSLAMERYFKKNGPLFIVDPTIKSMVNFEHHNLKDRLGAKRHGTWDVIFCRNVLIYFDKAMKEQVINTFAEQLAVDGTMFIGHSETLRDLNTPFQPLSIPQGFCYRKVVAPSSSGLLSATRPGV; this is encoded by the coding sequence ATGAGCATCACCGCTTCGCCGAAGCTGAGCGATGCGCAGTTCACCAAGCTGCGCAAGGTCATCTATGACCGCTCGGGGATCTATTTCCAGGACACGAAGAAGTACGTCCTCGAATCCCGGCTTGGGCGCCGCCTGCAGGAGCTCGAGTTCGAGAGCTACGACCAGTACATCACCTTCCTGACCGTCGGCCCGTACCGGGACGACGAGTTCCAGGAGATGTTCAACCGCATCACGATCAACGAGACCTCGTTCTTCCGCAACGAGCCGCAGCTCGACGTCTTCGAGAAGCAGATCCTCCCCGAACTGCTCGAGAAGCGTGCGACCTCCAAGCGTCTGCGCATCTGGTCGGCGGCGTGCAGCACAGGCGAGGAGCCCTACACCCTCGCGATGCTCGTCCACCGGACGCTGGGCGTCCGCCTCGCCGACTGGCGCGTCGAGATCCTGGGCACCGATATCTCGGAGAAGGCGCTCGAGGTGGCGACCAAGGGCGAGTACACCACCTACTCGATCCGCTCGACGCCCTCGCTCGCCATGGAGCGGTACTTCAAGAAGAACGGCCCGCTGTTCATCGTCGACCCGACGATCAAGTCGATGGTCAACTTCGAGCATCACAACCTGAAGGACCGTCTGGGCGCGAAGCGCCACGGAACGTGGGACGTGATCTTCTGCCGCAATGTCTTGATCTACTTCGACAAGGCCATGAAGGAGCAGGTGATCAACACCTTCGCCGAGCAGCTCGCGGTCGACGGGACGATGTTCATCGGGCACAGCGAGACGCTGCGCGACTTGAACACTCCGTTCCAGCCCCTGTCGATCCCGCAGGGTTTCTGCTATCGAAAGGTTGTCGCACCCTCGTCTTCCGGGCTCCTGAGCGCGACGCGCCCCGGCGTGTGA
- a CDS encoding chemotaxis protein CheW, whose protein sequence is MSTLDTQSLSSEQFTSRNGGDSGQLQLVTFDVAGEEFAVDILAVREINRMMSLTRVPNSPAEVEGVINLRGKIIPVIDLRRRFGMDQTQHSQDSRIVVVEVLERVVGFIVDRVHEVLRIEKSIVEPAPEMVCSIDSDFIAGVGKLEDRLVILLDVVKLFGDALMHKLDNMTKPA, encoded by the coding sequence ATGAGCACGCTGGACACACAGTCGCTTTCATCCGAGCAGTTCACCTCGCGCAACGGCGGCGACAGCGGGCAGCTCCAGCTCGTGACGTTCGATGTTGCGGGCGAAGAGTTCGCTGTCGACATCCTGGCGGTTCGAGAGATCAACCGCATGATGTCGCTGACGCGCGTGCCCAACAGCCCGGCCGAAGTCGAGGGCGTGATCAACCTGCGCGGCAAGATCATCCCCGTGATCGATCTTCGTCGTCGCTTCGGGATGGATCAGACCCAGCACAGCCAGGACAGCCGCATCGTGGTGGTCGAGGTGCTGGAGCGCGTGGTCGGGTTCATCGTCGACCGCGTGCACGAGGTGCTTCGCATCGAGAAGTCGATCGTGGAGCCGGCGCCCGAGATGGTGTGCTCGATCGACTCGGACTTCATCGCCGGCGTGGGCAAGCTGGAAGACCGTCTGGTGATCCTGCTCGACGTCGTCAAGCTGTTCGGCGACGCGCTGATGCACAAGCTTGACAACATGACCAAGCCCGCCTGA
- a CDS encoding chemotaxis response regulator protein-glutamate methylesterase yields MRKAISQIIASDPKFTVIDTAKNGREAVEKAAALKPDLITMDIEMPELDGLTALSRIMAQCPTRVLMVSSLTKDGSRSALTALRLGAMDFVAKDQSQITLSVDALREQILMKLRALAEARPPRVVAQSLTGGTAEKLPVYKPGMFDAILIGSSTGGPPALEQLLTKLPADLSCPVIIAQHMPELFTRSMSERLDQQCAVTVVHGENRMPLLRGTVYICPGGKHARVHRASPGRFELEISPEPREALYKPCVNELFSSGARVLRDRCLGVILTGMGDDGLIGAKALVAAGGKMLAQSAESCVVYGMPKGVTQQGLAEATLSPGQIGQCLISLRSGVTTGTPASSTPPSAATGDGRDRRGRFGSAA; encoded by the coding sequence ATGCGAAAGGCCATCAGCCAGATCATCGCGTCGGACCCGAAGTTCACGGTGATCGACACGGCGAAGAACGGTCGCGAGGCGGTCGAGAAGGCCGCGGCTCTGAAGCCGGACCTGATCACGATGGACATCGAGATGCCCGAGCTGGACGGGCTGACCGCGCTGTCGCGGATCATGGCGCAGTGCCCGACGCGCGTGCTGATGGTGTCGAGTCTGACGAAGGACGGGAGTCGGTCGGCGCTGACGGCGCTGCGTCTTGGCGCGATGGACTTCGTCGCGAAGGACCAGTCGCAGATCACGCTGTCGGTGGACGCGCTGCGCGAGCAGATTCTGATGAAGCTGCGCGCGCTCGCGGAAGCGAGGCCGCCGCGCGTCGTCGCCCAGTCGTTGACGGGCGGCACGGCGGAGAAGCTGCCGGTCTACAAGCCCGGGATGTTCGACGCGATCCTGATCGGGTCGTCCACGGGAGGCCCGCCGGCGCTCGAGCAGCTGCTGACCAAACTGCCGGCAGACCTTTCGTGCCCCGTGATCATTGCGCAGCACATGCCCGAGCTGTTCACGCGCAGCATGTCTGAGCGTCTGGATCAGCAGTGCGCGGTCACGGTCGTGCACGGCGAGAACCGCATGCCGCTGCTGCGCGGAACGGTCTATATCTGCCCGGGCGGGAAGCACGCGCGGGTGCACCGGGCGTCGCCGGGGCGGTTCGAGCTGGAGATCAGCCCCGAGCCGCGCGAGGCGCTGTACAAGCCGTGCGTGAACGAGCTCTTCTCTTCGGGCGCGCGGGTGCTGCGCGACCGGTGCCTGGGCGTGATCCTCACCGGCATGGGCGACGACGGGCTGATCGGGGCCAAGGCGCTCGTCGCGGCCGGCGGGAAGATGCTCGCGCAGAGCGCCGAGTCCTGCGTGGTCTACGGCATGCCCAAGGGCGTCACCCAGCAGGGTCTGGCGGAGGCCACGCTGTCGCCCGGGCAGATCGGGCAGTGCCTGATCTCGCTGCGAAGCGGGGTCACGACGGGGACCCCTGCGTCGTCGACGCCCCCGTCCGCGGCGACGGGAGACGGGCGCGACCGTCGCGGGCGCTTCGGCAGCGCCGCATAA
- a CDS encoding chemotaxis protein CheX yields the protein MDPTYITPFIVSVQNVFSTMLNLPVQVKEPRIKTGAESGADVSSIIGMSGDVVGSVILSFPTETARRIVSLFSGTEVAADSPDFADALGELVNMVSGGAKAMFQGKKVSISCPSVVLGPNHTIAKQKDLPTVVIPCETDCGEMLLQIAIQEAAVAASIKAA from the coding sequence ATGGATCCCACCTACATCACGCCGTTCATCGTGAGTGTGCAGAACGTGTTCTCGACGATGCTGAACCTTCCCGTGCAGGTGAAGGAGCCGCGCATCAAGACGGGGGCTGAATCTGGCGCCGATGTTTCCAGCATCATCGGGATGAGCGGCGACGTCGTCGGCTCGGTGATCCTGAGTTTCCCGACCGAGACGGCTCGCCGGATCGTGTCGCTGTTCTCCGGCACGGAGGTCGCGGCGGACAGCCCCGACTTCGCCGACGCGCTGGGCGAGCTGGTGAACATGGTGTCGGGCGGCGCGAAGGCGATGTTCCAGGGGAAGAAGGTCAGTATCTCGTGCCCGAGCGTGGTGCTGGGCCCGAACCACACGATCGCGAAGCAGAAGGACCTGCCGACCGTCGTGATCCCCTGCGAGACGGACTGCGGCGAGATGCTGCTCCAGATCGCGATCCAGGAGGCGGCTGTCGCCGCGTCTATCAAGGCCGCGTGA
- a CDS encoding chemotaxis protein CheA, whose translation MHEFDPELLQDFITESGELLEQFDGDLVLLEESPTDPELLNRVFRALHTIKGSASFLSLTELVRVAHAAEEALNNARRGGLLVTREVMDLLLEGADVIKGHLAQLQTCEALTPARPALVAALTKLGESSAGAHAPSGAAAAAPTRAPAIDPTRTPLVLPAHKNDLLDFMVADFEEAALRIDGAVEGLADPATRDDCAQTILENCGPTVATIEFFELASLSHLMQSIEVAAERVASLRDETLAQLQPRLRAACALLREHASALRDRTVCGFDPGDLLDRITDLAMGNPIEESAMLAPGAGPQDALLVDSGGALPGASTPGAPVAPIAPVVAPVANAVSGATTGADPDHAPDGADAQGDRGGQGVGAAGGATIRVDVVRLEALLDLVGELVLQKNRVAAITRRVGAIEVVPRDLRDALAQGASDLDRVCGDLQLAVMRTRMQPLDKLFGRYPRLIRDLSRSTNKKLRLVIEGGDTEVDKSVIEQLGDPLVHILRNSSDHGIETPEARRAAGKDETGTITLRARHEGEHVLVEISDNGRGLDRERILKRAVERGLCTPEEGAAMTDQQAFAFIFAPGFSTAEQVTDLSGRGVGMDVVRTNIEKVKGTITLRSKQGEGTTVSIAIPLTVAILDAMVVGLGEEEYAIPLGNILEIVKPEPAALSTIHGRPVMRLRDEVLPLIDGCTLFGVPADRRSSSPFAVVLSMNGQTAGLLVSRLIGQREIVVKSLENSVAGQAPVSGATVGDEGEASLIIDVSRLLSLATQESRVGRGVPPLTPQTSAASPGSPGTQGPAAGGRRRAA comes from the coding sequence GTGCACGAGTTCGACCCAGAGTTGCTGCAGGACTTCATCACCGAGTCGGGCGAACTGCTCGAGCAGTTCGACGGCGATCTCGTGCTCCTCGAAGAGTCGCCGACCGACCCGGAGCTGCTGAACAGGGTTTTCCGCGCGCTGCACACGATCAAGGGAAGCGCCAGCTTCCTCTCGCTCACCGAGCTGGTGCGCGTGGCGCACGCCGCCGAGGAGGCGCTCAACAACGCCCGTCGCGGCGGCTTGCTCGTCACGCGTGAGGTCATGGACCTCCTGCTCGAGGGCGCCGACGTGATCAAGGGCCACCTCGCGCAGCTGCAGACCTGCGAGGCGCTGACGCCGGCCCGCCCCGCGCTGGTCGCGGCCCTCACCAAGCTCGGGGAGAGCAGCGCCGGCGCGCACGCGCCCTCCGGTGCGGCGGCTGCTGCGCCGACGCGGGCGCCGGCGATCGACCCGACGCGCACCCCGCTGGTCCTGCCGGCGCACAAGAACGACCTGCTCGACTTCATGGTCGCCGATTTCGAAGAGGCCGCGCTGCGCATCGACGGCGCGGTCGAGGGCCTCGCGGACCCGGCGACGCGCGACGACTGCGCGCAGACGATCCTCGAGAACTGCGGGCCGACGGTGGCGACCATCGAGTTCTTCGAGCTCGCGTCGCTCTCGCACCTGATGCAGTCGATCGAGGTCGCCGCCGAGCGCGTCGCTTCGCTTCGCGATGAGACGCTCGCGCAGCTCCAGCCACGCCTGCGGGCGGCGTGCGCGCTCCTTCGTGAGCACGCGTCGGCGCTGCGCGATCGCACGGTCTGCGGCTTCGACCCCGGCGACCTGCTCGATCGCATCACCGACCTGGCGATGGGCAACCCGATCGAAGAGTCCGCGATGCTCGCGCCCGGCGCCGGGCCACAGGACGCGCTGCTGGTGGACAGCGGCGGCGCCCTCCCGGGCGCATCGACCCCTGGAGCCCCCGTCGCCCCAATCGCCCCCGTCGTCGCCCCAGTCGCCAACGCTGTTTCCGGAGCGACCACCGGCGCCGACCCCGACCACGCGCCCGACGGCGCCGACGCGCAGGGCGATCGCGGCGGGCAGGGCGTGGGCGCCGCCGGCGGCGCCACGATCCGCGTGGACGTCGTGCGTCTGGAGGCGCTGCTCGACCTGGTCGGCGAGCTTGTGTTGCAGAAGAACCGCGTCGCGGCGATCACGCGGCGTGTCGGGGCCATCGAGGTGGTGCCTCGCGACCTGCGCGACGCGCTGGCGCAGGGGGCGAGTGATCTCGACCGCGTCTGCGGCGACCTGCAGCTCGCGGTCATGCGCACGCGCATGCAGCCCCTCGATAAGCTCTTCGGGCGCTATCCGCGCCTGATCCGCGACCTTTCGCGCTCCACGAACAAGAAGCTGCGCCTCGTGATCGAGGGCGGCGACACCGAGGTCGACAAGTCCGTCATCGAGCAGCTGGGCGACCCGCTGGTGCACATCCTCCGGAACTCGTCGGACCACGGGATCGAAACCCCCGAGGCCAGGCGCGCCGCCGGGAAGGACGAGACGGGCACCATCACCCTTCGCGCCCGGCACGAGGGCGAGCACGTGCTCGTCGAGATCAGCGACAACGGGCGCGGGCTCGATCGCGAGCGGATCCTGAAGCGCGCCGTCGAGCGCGGGCTCTGCACGCCCGAAGAGGGCGCCGCGATGACGGATCAGCAGGCGTTCGCGTTCATCTTCGCGCCGGGCTTCTCGACCGCGGAGCAGGTCACGGACCTGTCGGGTCGCGGCGTGGGCATGGACGTGGTGCGCACGAACATCGAGAAGGTGAAGGGCACCATCACGCTGCGGAGCAAGCAGGGCGAGGGCACGACGGTGTCGATCGCGATCCCGCTGACCGTGGCGATCCTCGACGCGATGGTCGTCGGCCTGGGCGAGGAGGAGTACGCGATCCCGCTGGGGAACATCCTCGAGATCGTGAAGCCCGAGCCCGCGGCGCTGTCGACGATCCACGGTCGCCCGGTGATGCGTCTGCGCGACGAGGTCTTGCCGCTGATCGACGGGTGCACGCTGTTCGGGGTGCCTGCCGACCGGCGGTCGTCCAGCCCGTTCGCGGTGGTGCTGAGCATGAACGGGCAGACCGCCGGCCTGCTGGTGTCGAGACTTATCGGACAGCGCGAGATCGTGGTGAAGTCGCTCGAGAACAGCGTCGCCGGTCAGGCGCCGGTCAGCGGCGCGACCGTGGGCGACGAGGGCGAGGCGAGTCTGATCATCGATGTCTCGCGTCTGCTGAGTCTCGCGACCCAGGAGTCGCGCGTCGGGCGCGGCGTCCCGCCCCTGACGCCCCAGACTTCTGCGGCGAGCCCGGGATCCCCCGGGACCCAGGGGCCCGCGGCGGGGGGGCGGCGTCGTGCCGCATGA
- a CDS encoding ABC transporter ATP-binding protein: protein MRPASPTDQRTHRGEHAVVVNDLWMTFPGKRADEPVHVLERVSLTVEHGEFVVIVGPSGCGKSTLLNIIGGFLQPSRGSAIVEGEPVAGPDPRRIFVFQENGVFPWLTVEQNIGFGLGEKPPAERDEIVRHYTDMVGLTGFERSYPRELSGGMRQRVEIARALAADPDIIYMDEPFGALDFITRLKMRSDLVSIWQRERKTILFVTHDIEEAVQLADRVLVMSRRPATIREEIVVDLPRPRDLDSPGYLKARDRIFESMGMSLRVGSG from the coding sequence ATGAGACCCGCGTCCCCCACCGACCAGCGCACGCATCGCGGCGAGCACGCCGTCGTCGTCAACGACCTGTGGATGACCTTCCCAGGCAAACGCGCCGACGAGCCCGTGCATGTGCTCGAACGCGTCTCGCTCACCGTCGAGCACGGCGAGTTCGTCGTCATCGTCGGCCCCTCCGGCTGCGGCAAGTCCACGCTGCTCAACATCATCGGCGGGTTCCTGCAGCCCTCGCGCGGCAGCGCGATCGTCGAGGGCGAACCCGTCGCGGGCCCCGACCCCCGACGCATCTTCGTCTTCCAGGAGAACGGCGTCTTCCCGTGGCTCACCGTCGAACAGAACATCGGGTTCGGTCTGGGCGAGAAACCCCCGGCCGAGCGCGACGAGATCGTCCGACACTACACCGACATGGTGGGGCTGACCGGCTTCGAGCGCTCGTACCCACGCGAACTGTCGGGCGGCATGCGCCAGCGCGTCGAGATCGCACGCGCCCTCGCCGCCGACCCCGACATCATCTATATGGACGAGCCCTTCGGCGCCCTCGACTTCATCACGCGCCTCAAGATGCGCTCCGACCTCGTCTCGATCTGGCAGCGCGAGCGCAAGACCATCCTCTTCGTGACGCACGACATCGAGGAAGCGGTGCAACTCGCCGACCGCGTCCTCGTGATGAGCCGACGCCCGGCGACGATCCGCGAGGAGATTGTGGTCGACCTCCCTCGCCCGCGCGATCTCGACTCGCCGGGCTATCTGAAGGCTCGCGATCGCATCTTCGAGTCGATGGGGATGAGCCTGCGCGTCGGGTCGGGCTGA
- a CDS encoding ABC transporter permease — MSLATTLPRPPAEETPPSPVAPARARGNLVQRIALPTVVFGVLLTAWHLAIRLTGNDLLPTPWQVVLGVAELAEKGLLLKYIVASLFRVTWGFTLAVLVGIPLGLFLGWFTWASRAFNPVIQILRPISPIAWIPLAILWFGITDAAPIFLIFLASVFPITVSSMAAVSNIQPVYVRAARNFGVTGISLFRRVILPATLPQIITSLRIALGIAWLVVVAAEMIAVTSGLGFLIIDARNAGKRYDLVVAGMAMIGVIGLILDLLVRRLERFDEVRWGYSNR; from the coding sequence ATGAGTCTCGCCACCACACTCCCAAGACCACCCGCTGAGGAAACCCCTCCGTCGCCAGTCGCCCCGGCGCGAGCACGCGGGAATCTCGTCCAGCGCATCGCGCTACCCACCGTCGTCTTCGGTGTGCTCCTGACCGCGTGGCATCTCGCGATCCGGCTGACCGGCAACGACCTGCTGCCAACGCCCTGGCAGGTCGTGCTCGGTGTCGCGGAACTCGCCGAGAAAGGCCTGCTGCTCAAGTACATCGTCGCGTCGCTCTTCCGCGTGACCTGGGGCTTCACGCTCGCGGTGCTCGTGGGCATCCCCCTCGGGCTGTTCCTGGGCTGGTTCACCTGGGCGTCGCGCGCGTTCAACCCGGTGATCCAGATCCTGCGCCCGATCTCGCCCATCGCGTGGATCCCCCTCGCGATCCTGTGGTTCGGCATCACCGACGCGGCGCCGATCTTCCTCATCTTCCTCGCGAGCGTGTTCCCCATCACCGTCTCGTCGATGGCCGCCGTCTCCAACATCCAGCCGGTGTATGTCCGCGCCGCGCGAAACTTCGGTGTAACCGGCATCTCTCTGTTCCGGCGCGTGATCCTGCCGGCCACCCTGCCGCAGATCATCACCTCGCTTCGCATCGCGCTGGGCATCGCGTGGCTGGTGGTCGTCGCGGCGGAGATGATCGCCGTCACCTCTGGGCTCGGCTTCCTCATCATCGACGCGCGCAACGCCGGCAAGCGCTACGACCTGGTCGTCGCAGGCATGGCGATGATCGGCGTGATCGGGCTCATCCTCGACCTGCTCGTGCGCCGGCTCGAACGCTTCGACGAAGTCCGCTGGGGGTATTCCAACCGATGA
- a CDS encoding ABC transporter substrate-binding protein, giving the protein MSFRRAVSLAALLWIALVSALHLWVNQRDDLRRWLTPASERSAPFRIGFLPVTCHLTCPVTHFINENITGEQMFTPVRFNGWPELKEAFLAGHTEATFILAPMAIRLREEGVPLKIVYLGHRDGTAMMVHKDSNIHRIEDLRGKTVAVPNRFSNQRLLIFKALRDRNIPIDQVRIVEMPPPDMPAALYAKAVDAITSGEPFMGQTELDGYGRVLYLTKDVWPDFISCVLAVPESVILKDRDKVQRLVDGIAQSGKWLDDDMDNRMDAAQFVSRFYYNQHPRLLEFVLSKPPDRVKYTNLTVRRPDFEEIVELGVLSGILDGTLSFDDYCDPSFVPDEASVPAYDWSYIDAPRPGATRR; this is encoded by the coding sequence ATGTCGTTTCGCCGCGCTGTCTCGCTCGCCGCGCTCCTGTGGATCGCGCTGGTCTCCGCCCTCCACCTCTGGGTGAACCAGCGCGATGACCTGCGCCGCTGGCTCACGCCCGCGAGCGAGCGCTCCGCGCCCTTCCGCATCGGGTTCCTGCCGGTGACCTGCCACCTCACCTGCCCGGTGACGCACTTCATCAACGAGAACATCACGGGCGAGCAGATGTTCACCCCGGTGCGCTTCAACGGATGGCCCGAACTGAAAGAGGCCTTCCTCGCCGGGCACACCGAAGCGACCTTCATCCTTGCGCCCATGGCCATCCGCCTGCGCGAGGAGGGCGTGCCCCTCAAGATCGTCTACCTGGGTCATCGCGACGGCACGGCGATGATGGTGCACAAAGACTCGAACATCCATCGCATCGAGGACCTTCGCGGCAAGACGGTTGCCGTGCCCAACCGTTTCTCCAACCAGCGCCTCCTCATCTTCAAGGCGCTGCGCGATCGCAATATCCCTATCGATCAGGTCAGGATCGTCGAGATGCCCCCGCCCGACATGCCCGCCGCCCTCTACGCGAAGGCCGTCGACGCCATCACCTCGGGCGAACCCTTCATGGGCCAGACCGAACTCGATGGGTACGGGCGCGTGCTCTATCTCACCAAGGATGTCTGGCCCGACTTCATCTCCTGCGTGCTCGCGGTCCCCGAGAGCGTCATCCTGAAGGACCGCGACAAGGTGCAGCGCCTCGTCGACGGCATCGCACAGAGCGGCAAGTGGCTCGACGACGACATGGACAACCGCATGGACGCGGCCCAGTTCGTCAGCCGCTTCTACTACAACCAGCACCCGCGCCTGCTCGAGTTCGTCCTCTCCAAACCGCCCGATCGCGTGAAGTACACCAACCTCACGGTGCGCAGGCCCGACTTCGAGGAGATCGTCGAACTCGGCGTGCTCAGCGGCATCCTCGACGGCACGCTCTCGTTCGACGACTACTGCGACCCATCATTCGTCCCCGACGAAGCGAGCGTCCCGGCGTACGACTGGTCCTACATCGATGCCCCCCGCCCGGGAGCGACCAGACGATGA
- a CDS encoding tRNA-dihydrouridine synthase, whose translation MGCESNSTNATPPSPAIAPGAEGIDTASFARSFRPDPRLASTIPGFDAPFVQAGLAGYSDAAMRIVARRHGCPMCVTEALLDRTLLAGGRGFAKADLGELHDNIPGGEEDHPLVGQIMGSEPDEMAASALKMIEQGRRPPAHYRTLAYGKKRLTAENTEVAEGGWGAEEATAPDPLGFGAIDVNLACPVKKISRKARGGHWLAHPDGAIEILRAVRDALPAHVPTTVKMRRAFDDPPEYERAFFRIFDAAYEMGYAWATVHARTVQQKYIGPSRWTFLRELVASRPDRVILGSGDVWTVHDIFRMLSYTGVHAVSVARGCIGNPWIFRQARDMMDGLPPRSPTIAEQRDALRQHFELSVAVNGESLAGRLMRKFGIRFAEHHPRSEEVRVRFIRVNSTDDWLAVLDEFYHDDAQQLLEAQSASGAHAPAH comes from the coding sequence ATGGGCTGCGAGAGCAACAGCACCAACGCGACACCCCCCTCCCCGGCGATCGCGCCGGGCGCCGAGGGCATCGACACCGCCTCGTTCGCGCGGTCGTTCCGCCCCGACCCGCGCCTCGCGTCGACCATCCCCGGTTTCGATGCGCCTTTCGTGCAAGCCGGGCTCGCCGGGTACTCCGACGCCGCGATGCGCATCGTCGCGCGCCGACACGGCTGCCCGATGTGCGTCACCGAGGCCCTCCTCGATCGCACCCTGCTCGCCGGTGGGCGCGGGTTCGCGAAGGCCGACCTGGGCGAACTCCACGACAACATCCCGGGGGGCGAGGAAGACCACCCCCTCGTCGGGCAGATCATGGGGTCCGAACCCGACGAGATGGCCGCGTCCGCCCTGAAGATGATCGAGCAGGGCCGTCGCCCGCCCGCCCACTACCGCACGCTGGCGTACGGGAAGAAGAGACTCACCGCAGAGAACACGGAGGTCGCGGAAGGGGGATGGGGTGCGGAGGAAGCGACGGCGCCCGATCCGCTGGGGTTCGGCGCGATCGATGTGAATCTCGCGTGCCCGGTGAAGAAGATCAGCCGCAAGGCGCGAGGGGGGCACTGGCTGGCGCACCCCGACGGCGCCATCGAGATCCTGCGCGCCGTGCGCGACGCGCTCCCTGCGCATGTCCCCACGACCGTCAAGATGCGCCGCGCCTTCGACGACCCGCCCGAATACGAGCGCGCGTTCTTCCGGATCTTCGACGCCGCGTACGAGATGGGCTACGCGTGGGCGACCGTGCACGCGCGCACCGTGCAGCAGAAGTACATCGGCCCGTCGCGCTGGACCTTCCTGCGCGAACTGGTCGCGTCGCGCCCGGACCGCGTCATCCTGGGCTCGGGCGATGTGTGGACGGTCCACGACATCTTCCGCATGCTCTCGTACACCGGCGTGCACGCCGTGTCGGTGGCGCGAGGGTGCATCGGCAACCCCTGGATCTTCCGCCAGGCGCGCGACATGATGGACGGGCTTCCCCCTCGCTCTCCCACCATCGCCGAGCAGCGCGACGCGCTGCGACAGCATTTCGAGCTCTCGGTCGCCGTCAACGGCGAATCGCTCGCCGGACGGCTCATGCGCAAGTTCGGCATCCGCTTCGCGGAGCACCACCCACGCTCCGAAGAGGTTCGCGTGCGCTTCATCCGCGTGAACAGCACCGACGACTGGCTCGCGGTGCTGGACGAGTTCTACCACGACGACGCGCAGCAACTCCTCGAGGCGCAGTCCGCGTCCGGTGCGCACGCGCCGGCGCACTGA